ATCCTTCCTTGTTTTTTAGCAGATAAAGCCGCATAATCTTCCAGTTCCGACTGTCCGTAACCGTAAATCACAATGTCTTTGGTTTTTCCGGCAAGTCCCATCATGTCCATATTGATGTTTGCTACAGATTTCTGCACCGGGAATACCGGATGTTTTGCATAATATTCAGAACCGAGCAAGCCTTGTTCTTCTCCGGTGAAAGAGATAAACAGGATCGACCTTTCCGGTTTTACCTTTGCTTTTTTAAAGGCTGAAGCGAGCTCTAATAATGCCGCAACACCTGTTGCATTGTCTACTGCGCCATGATATACCGAATCTCCTTTTATGATTTCTCCGACACCAAAATGGTCCCAGTGCGCAGAATAGATCAGGGCCTCATCAGCTTTCTTTGTTCCGGGGATCAGGGCAAGTACATTATTTGATACCGATCTTTTGATACTGGTTTTGATCTTCAGGGAAGTAGTCAAATCTAAATCAACAGCTTTAAACCCGGGTTTCAATGCCTCTTTAAACAACAAGCTCCCGTCTTTACCGGCAAGCGTAAAGAGTTGTTTGGCAATGTCGAGACTAATCCATCCTTCTACGGTGGCCCTGGATGTATTCTGATCAGCAGCTTCCAGTTGTAATTTTGATTTTGACCAGCCACTTCTGACTACAGACCATGGATATCCGGCAGGAATATCGTCATGGATGATGAGAATTCCTGTGGCACCTTGTCTGGCTGCTTCTTCAAATTTATAGGTCCAGCGACCGTAATACGTCATGTTTTTTCCTTTGAACAAGCTGGAATCAGACAAGCCCGGATCGTTGATCATCACCACAACTGTTTTTCCTTTGACATCTAAACCGGCATAATCATTCCAGTTGTATTCCGGCGCTACAATTCCATAACCTGCAAAGACCAGGGGGGAATTGGTGATGCTGACTTCTGCAGCTGCATGTTTGGTTCCGGCAACAAAACCGGTCAGAAGTTCAGCAGTGACCGATCCGTTTTTTCCTTTGATAACTAATTTTTCTTCTGGAATGGATTTAATGTCTACCATGGGTACTTCCTGAAAAAAACTCTTTCCGTTTCCTGGTTTCAGATTTAATTTTTCAAACTCCGTTTTCAGGTAATTGATGGTTTTGGTTTCTCCCAGGGTAAAAGGCTTGCGGCCTTTAAATTCATCTGAGGCTAAAATGCGGATATGTTTTGCGAAACTTTGTTCATCTATGGCTTTTATTGCTGCTGAGTCGGGGGAGAGGGCCGTGGTAACTACGGTCTGCGCGTTTACACAGAGGCAAATGGATAAGAGTGTAAGGGTGGCAAAGAAATTACGGGAGTATATTAAGGGATGAGTCATTTTTAGGGGGATAAAATTTCCAAAATAAGTTCTGCAGCGCTAATATATAACATTCCGGACAGAAGCTTTATAGGTATATCGGGAATATCCGATATTATCATTTTGATGTCATCTATTTTCTTTTAATAGGAATATCGGAAAAAGTCGATATACATTTGTATCATGAAACAGTTAGAAATATTTAAAGCACTTTCCAACAAGACCAGACTGGAAATTTTGCTATGGTTAAAGGATCCGGAATCCAGTTTTCCCGAGCAGCTGCATGCAGGCTTTGAAGTTGGGGTTTGTGTAGGAGAGATCCAGCGAAAAGCCGGACTTACCCAATCTACGGTTTCCGAATATTTAGCTATTCTTCAACGTGCGGGCCTGGTAGAATCGACCAGGGTAGGGCAATGGACCTATTACAAGCGTAATGAAGACACATTTGCAGAGTTGAGTAAAATTATCCAATCCGATATTTAAATAATATAATATATGAATACTGACAGCTTATTCAGACCGTTTAGCCTGAAATCATTAAATATTAAGAACAGAATTGTAATGGCTCCGATGACGAGGTCATTTTCCCCAAATGGTATACCTGGTGCTAACGTTGCCACTTATTATCAAAAGAGAGCGGAGGGAGAGGTTGGACTGATCCTTTCAGAAGGGACTGTAATTGACCGTATCGCTTCTTCTAATGATGCCAATATTCCTCACTTTCATGGAGCAGCTGCTTTGTCGGGATGGGAAAATGTGATCAAAGACGTTCATTCGGCAGGAGGAAAAATGGGGCCGCAGATCTGGCATATGGGAATTATGGACAACCATCATTCGGGATGGGTGCCATCTGCACCATTTGAAGGTCCCTCAGGGCTAAACAGACCTGGTTTTAACAATGGAAATACCATGACTGAAAATGACATTACCGAGGCAATCCTGGCCTATGGACGTGCAGCAGCAGACGCAAAACGCCTTGGATTCGATACGGTTGAGATTCACGGTGCTCATGGTTACCTGATCGACCAGTTCTTTTGGGAAGGTACCAATTTACGTACAGATGGTTATGGTGGCAAGACTTTGCCGGAACGGAGCCGTTTTGCAATTGAAGTGGTCAAAGAAGTGCGTAGACAGGTAGGAGATGATTTTGCAGTGATCCTTCGTTTATCACAATGGAAACCTGCTGACTATACCAATCAAATGGCCAAAACACCCGAAGAACTGGAGGCCTGGTTAAATCCTATGGCAGACGCAGGGGTGGATATTTTCCATTGTTCACAACGTCGGTTCTGGGAGCCTGAATTTGAAGGCTCTGACCTCAACTTTGCCGGATGGGCTAAAAAGGTAAGCGGAAAAGCCACGATTACTGTGGGATCTGTTGGGCTAAGCGGAGAATTTTTAGGTGCTTTTGCTGGCGAAAGTTCTGAACCAAGCTCATTAGAAGAGTTAATGCGCCGTATGGATAGAGGAGATTTTGACCTTGTAGCTGTTGGAAGACCATTGCTTTCAGATCCAAATTGGGTAAAGAAAATCAGAGAAGAACGTACCGGAGAATTAAAAGGCTTTACCAAAGCTGCATTGAGTCAGCTGGTTTTAGATTAATCAGATATTATACTTTACCATATAAGGCCGGTATTTTAATACCGGCCTTTCTATTGCTTATTCGTTTTTACTTAAAAAGTCGTCAATCTGTTTACCAATCTGATCCACAACTTCCTGTGGATGTTCGGTTTCATTGCCTCCGGATTCATACCAACCATTATCATCTCTGATGAGATAAAGGTAAAAGTCTGAACCACCAGTCTGGTTTTTAAAATGATAAGTTTTATCATCAGAAGTTGTTACCGGACCCTTCACAATTCTACCCCCAGATACCTTAGCCTGAGCATCTAATAAATGCCTTTTTACACCCATGTTTTTTTACCAAAATAGGTATAATAACTGGCAATACCCCTTTTTAAGCCGGGGAAATAACAGGGTTGAATTTTATTGGAAATTTAAATCTTTAAAATAATGTTATTATTTTGGGCAAACACACGAATTAAAGATCAGAATATGCGTATTTCCTTCTTTTTACTAGCGATGCTATGCAGTTTAAGTCAAATTGCCATTGCCCAGGTTCAACATCAAAATACGGGCTGGTTGTTTCTTTTGAATAATAACAAAATCAATAAAAAATGGGGAACTCATCTCGACATACAATTGAGGTCCTCGGATCAGTTTTCTCAATTGAGAAATTTGATGTTCAGACCAGGGCTTACCTATTTTATCAATGATAAAAGTGATGTAACACTGGGATATTTACTGAATGAAACCTTTGTCGATCAGGTTGGCAGAAAAGACCTGCGGCTTACCGAGCATCGGATATGGCAGCAATACATTTATAAGCATAAAATCAGTACGGTTAATATAAGTCACAGGTTCCGCCTGGAGCAAAGGTTCATGGAACAGAATGGTGCTGAAGATTTGTTTGCACAAAGGTTCAGGTACTTTTTCCGGACAATCCTTCCGCTGGCGAAAGGAAAACAAAATTTTGATCAGGGATTTTTTGCTGCTTTACAGAACGAACTTTTTTTTAATGTTCAGCAAAAGGACAAACTGAATGGTCATTTTTTTGATCAGAACAGGGCATATCTCGCGGGCGGATACCGTTTTAGTAAAAAACTGGACCTGGAGGCTGGTTATTTAAATCAGACGGTAAAGGGAGCAGGCAGTAATTCTATGAA
This region of Pedobacter steynii genomic DNA includes:
- a CDS encoding M28 family metallopeptidase: MTHPLIYSRNFFATLTLLSICLCVNAQTVVTTALSPDSAAIKAIDEQSFAKHIRILASDEFKGRKPFTLGETKTINYLKTEFEKLNLKPGNGKSFFQEVPMVDIKSIPEEKLVIKGKNGSVTAELLTGFVAGTKHAAAEVSITNSPLVFAGYGIVAPEYNWNDYAGLDVKGKTVVVMINDPGLSDSSLFKGKNMTYYGRWTYKFEEAARQGATGILIIHDDIPAGYPWSVVRSGWSKSKLQLEAADQNTSRATVEGWISLDIAKQLFTLAGKDGSLLFKEALKPGFKAVDLDLTTSLKIKTSIKRSVSNNVLALIPGTKKADEALIYSAHWDHFGVGEIIKGDSVYHGAVDNATGVAALLELASAFKKAKVKPERSILFISFTGEEQGLLGSEYYAKHPVFPVQKSVANINMDMMGLAGKTKDIVIYGYGQSELEDYAALSAKKQGRIIVADPVPSSGLYYRSDHFNFAKVGIPSLFTGSGVDNVAHGKEWGMKQAQDYIKTRYHSPQDNFDEKTWEMSGMVEDVRLLFDMGYRLSTEQTFPKWKTGSEFKAIREKR
- a CDS encoding ArsR/SmtB family transcription factor, with protein sequence MKQLEIFKALSNKTRLEILLWLKDPESSFPEQLHAGFEVGVCVGEIQRKAGLTQSTVSEYLAILQRAGLVESTRVGQWTYYKRNEDTFAELSKIIQSDI
- a CDS encoding NADH:flavin oxidoreductase; the protein is MNTDSLFRPFSLKSLNIKNRIVMAPMTRSFSPNGIPGANVATYYQKRAEGEVGLILSEGTVIDRIASSNDANIPHFHGAAALSGWENVIKDVHSAGGKMGPQIWHMGIMDNHHSGWVPSAPFEGPSGLNRPGFNNGNTMTENDITEAILAYGRAAADAKRLGFDTVEIHGAHGYLIDQFFWEGTNLRTDGYGGKTLPERSRFAIEVVKEVRRQVGDDFAVILRLSQWKPADYTNQMAKTPEELEAWLNPMADAGVDIFHCSQRRFWEPEFEGSDLNFAGWAKKVSGKATITVGSVGLSGEFLGAFAGESSEPSSLEELMRRMDRGDFDLVAVGRPLLSDPNWVKKIREERTGELKGFTKAALSQLVLD
- a CDS encoding DUF2490 domain-containing protein; this encodes MLLFWANTRIKDQNMRISFFLLAMLCSLSQIAIAQVQHQNTGWLFLLNNNKINKKWGTHLDIQLRSSDQFSQLRNLMFRPGLTYFINDKSDVTLGYLLNETFVDQVGRKDLRLTEHRIWQQYIYKHKISTVNISHRFRLEQRFMEQNGAEDLFAQRFRYFFRTILPLAKGKQNFDQGFFAALQNELFFNVQQKDKLNGHFFDQNRAYLAGGYRFSKKLDLEAGYLNQTVKGAGSNSMNHAIQLALYTRF